A part of Setaria viridis chromosome 8, Setaria_viridis_v4.0, whole genome shotgun sequence genomic DNA contains:
- the LOC117834491 gene encoding uncharacterized protein — MEFNREEAIRARRIALKKLEKRDFFGAQRVALQAQRLYPELENLSQLLTVCKVYCAAEERMNRQLDWYGILQVEVTADDTVIKKQYDELVFWLHPNKNTLPGAEAAFKLVSEAHTVLCDHVKRSRYDIKRQATQLSDTTLANRSGVARHGKPYDLTVVFWTICPHCQKRFVYYQRNFLATCDDCGKNFFAFKLNEQAVPSTFLSAPPKNSQVSQEMVSCQQHVVPDRLVQFSKIHATGGSMDPTHTDEPMKCDGSSGGYGEVSSEARSNVVQCSAVNETHSSSPSADKGTTGSVMLESLDHNIVANQNLSREDPSTVLNAAGSCNLQRLGKRKQDDCADSSPSRNSCNRKRQSKDSSLADVNSIEDKMYNDDVPGVGNQAAEDLPSTVDFQDEGDATHGGSQYKKEVADINISSQMHGNPVITYVFTDGSRDSCNNKRQKNEKDNSLADVIPSGDKICNDNVAGMDNEAVEHVLRTADSQDKGNATQEERQQKYKEGTDFANQMHGNPVITYECTDSSRRDSCNNKRQTEDNSLIDANPNDDKVYNDNFAGAGNQAAESAPSTVSSQGEGTATQEGSPQKYKEWTDIADQMHVSPVITYECADSSCSRDSCSNKKQRKDNSVTDANSSYDKTCNDNVAGTENQVAEQAPSTVDSQDEGNATHKGSEHKYKKEGTDIANQMHDNPVITYECPDFFDFGKLRDVNMIAANQIWAIYDDHDFMPRVYAQINHVDASNHKVQLTWLEQNTMSEQEIRWTREELPAACGSFCLGETYVLQDPSMYLSHRVSWGKGKNGNSFEIRPKQGEIWALYKELSLQQSSDTDNHQPFSYDVVEVSNVSMNVGIVVSPLVRIEGFVSLFAEVKDRPRILIPSSELFRFSHSIPCYRTNEKENAGVGGLLELDTAALPCDFGAAFPSTTLDSYMDLSKKKVTESVGVAYPDSEFHNFDEDRSSEKFEHGQVWALYSSTDMFPNLYGWINKVEKEPFKVHLTWLKVCPRGIDKHWLEQDIPVSCGKFGMRNTTSEHHETCAFSHLVITRCQIGPGRQVKIAPKAGEVWAIYKNWAPGWVPSCKDCPADYATGEIKMCTETSTLFAFLTKVDGYISVFKPDVQKGALEVPRKENLRFSHRIPSFRLTKENGGKLHGFYELDPAALPEVLL, encoded by the coding sequence ATGGAATTCAATAGAGAAGAAGCCATACGGGCTAGAAGAATTGCTTTAAAGAAGCTGGAGAAAAGAGATTTTTTTGGTGCCCAAAGGGTTGCACTTCAGGCACAAAGGCTTTATCCAGAGCTTGAGAACTTATCCCAGTTGTTAACTGTATGTAAAGTGTACTGTGCAGCAGAGGAAAGGATGAACAGACAGTTAGACTGGTATGGTATTCTCCAAGTAGAGGTAACAGCAGATGACACGGTCATAAAGAAGCAATATGACGAACTTGTGTTTTGGCTTCATCCTAACAAGAATACTCTTCCTGGTGCTGAAGCTGCTTTCAAGTTGGTTTCAGAAGCTCATACGGTATTGTGTGATCATGTAAAGCGGTCTCGCTATGACATTAAACGACAGGCTACACAGCTATCAGACACGACTCTAGCAAACAGAAGTGGTGTGGCCAGACATGGGAAACCATATGATTTGACAGTTGTGTTCTGGACCATATGTCCGCACTGTCAAAAGCGATTTGTCTACTACCAACGGAACTTTTTGGCCACCTGTGATGACTGTGGGAAAAACTTCTTTGCATTCAAATTGAATGAGCAGGCTGTGCCCTCAACATTCCTATCAGCTCCACCAAAGAATTCCCAAGTTTCACAAGAAATGGTTTCATGTCAGCAACATGTTGTCCCTGACCGACTGGTACAGTTCAGTAAGATTCATGCTACAGGAGGGAGCATGGATCCCACACATACTGATGAACCTATGAAATGTGATGGAAGCTCAGGTGGTTATGGGGAAGTCAGTTCAGAGGCAAGAAGCAATGTAGTTCAGTGTTCTGCAGTGAATGAAACTCACTCTTCGTCACCTTCTGCGGACAAAGGTACAACTGGAAGCGTGATGCTAGAGTCTCTAGATCATAACATTGTTGCCAACCAGAATTTGAGTAGAGAAGATCCATCTACAGTTCTAAATGCTGCAGGGTCCTGCAATCTTCAGAGATTAGGCAAGAGGAAGCAAGATGATTGTGCTGACAGCAGCCCCAGCAGGAATTCTTGTAACCGTAAGAGGCAAAGTAAGGACAGTTCACTTGCTGATGTTAATTCAATTGAGGATAAAATGTATAATGATGATGTTCCTGGTGTTGGCAATCAAGCTGCCGAAGATCTTCCCAGCACAGTGGACTTCCAAGATGAAGGAGATGCAACGCATGGAGGCAGTCAGTACAAGAAGGAAGTTGCAGATATTAACATTTCTAGTCAGATGCATGGCAATCCTGTGATTACCTATGTGTTCACTGACGGCAGCAGGGACTCTTGTAACAATAAGAGGCAAAAGAACGAGAAGGACAACTCACTCGCTGATGTTATTCCGAGTGGTGATAAAATTTGTAATGATAATGTTGCTGGCATGGACAATGAAGCTGTCGAACATGTTCTCAGGACAGCAGACAGCCAAGATAAAGGAAATGCAACACAAGAAGAGAGGCAGCAAAAATACAAGGAAGGGACAGATTTTGCTAATCAGATGCATGGAAATCCTGTGATTACCTATGAGTGCACTGACAGCAGCCGCAGGGACTCTTGTAACAATAAGAGGCAAACAGAGGACAACTCACTCATTGATGCTAATCCGAATGATGATAAAGTGTATAATGATAATTTTGCTGGCGCTGGCAATCAAGCTGCTGAAAGTGCTCCCAGCACAGTGAGCAGCCAAGGTGAAGGAACTGCAACACAAGAAGGGAGTCCGCAAAAGTACAAGGAATGGACAGATATTGCTGATCAGATGCATGTCAGTCCTGTGATTACCTATGAATGTGCtgacagcagctgcagcagggaTTCTTGTAGCAACAAGAAGCAAAGGAAGGACAATTCAGTCACTGATGCTAATTCAAGTTATGATAAAACGTGTAATGATAATGTTGCTGGCACTGAGAATCAAGTTGCCGAACAAGCTCCCAGCACAGTGGACAGCCAAGATGAAGGAAATGCAACACATAAAGGCAGTGAGCATAAGTACAAGAAGGAAGGGACGGACATTGCTAATCAGATGCATGACAATCCTGTGATTACCTATGAGTGTCCAGACTTCTTTGATTTTGGAAAGTTAAGAGATGTTAACATGATAGCAGCTAATCAAATCTGGGCAATTTATGATGATCATGATTTCATGCCAAGAGTTTATGCTCAGATAAATCACGTTGATGCTTCCAATCATAAAGTTCAGTTAACTTGGCTGGAGCAGAACACAATGAGTGAACAAGAGATCAGATGGACTCGTGAAGAACTACCTGCTGCCTGTGGAAGCTTTTGCTTAGGAGAAACATATGTACTGCAAGACCCATCCATGTACTTATCTCATAGAGTTTCATGGGGAAAAGGGAAAAATGGGAATTCATTTGAAATTCGTCCTAAGCAGGGTGAGATTTGGGCTCTTTACAAAGAGTTGAGTTTGCAGCAGAGCTCGGACACAGATAACCATCAACCCTTTAGCTATGATGTTGTGGAAGTTTCCAATGTCTCAATGAATGTTGGTATCGTCGTTTCCCCCTTGGTCAGAATAGAAGGCTTTGTGAGTCTATTTGCAGAAGTTAAGGACAGACCCCGTATTTTGATACCATCAAGTGAGCTATTTCGTTTTTCTCACAGTATCCCATGTTATAGaacaaatgaaaaggaaaatgcAGGGGTGGGAGGGTTACTGGAACTAGACACTGCAGCTCTTCCATGTGACTTTGGCGCAGCGTTTCCTTCCACTACTCTGGACTCTTACATGGATCTCAGCAAGAAAAAAGTCACTGAGTCTGTTGGTGTTGCATATCCTGATTCTGAATTCCACAATTTCGACGAAGACCGTTCGAGTGAGAAATTTGAGCATGGACAAGTTTGGGCTCTGTACAGCAGTACTGATATGTTCCCCAACCTCTATGGTTGGATAAACAAAGTTGAGAAGGAACCATTCAAAGTACATTTGACCTGGCTGAAGGTTTGCCCGCGAGGGATAGATAAACATTGGTTGGAGCAGGACATCCCTGTGAGCTGTGGTAAATTTGGGATGCGGAATACGACTTCTGAGCATCATGAGACCTGTGCCTTCTCCCATTTAGTCATAACCAGGTGCCAAATTGGTCCAGGCCGTCAGGTCAAGATTGCTCCAAAGGCAGGTGAGGTCTGGGCCATATACAAGAATTGGGCACCCGGCTGGGTTCCTTCCTGTAAAGATTGTCCTGCCGATTATGCTACTGGCGAGATCAAGATGTGCACTGAAACTAGCACACTGTTTGCTTTCCTGACCAAAGTCGATGGCTACATCTCTGTGTTCAAGCCTGATGTGCAGAAGGGAGCACTGGAGGTACCAAGGAAAGAGAACCTGAGATTTTCTCATCGGATACCGTCGTTCCGCCTTACGAAAGAGAATGGCGGCAAGCTCcatggcttctacgagcttgACCCTGCTGCTCTTCCTGAAGTTCTTCTGTAG